A single genomic interval of Thermovibrio guaymasensis harbors:
- the rplM gene encoding 50S ribosomal protein L13: MKTFMQRKEDVQRDWYLVDATGKTLGRLASEIAKILMGKHKPTYTPHVDGGDFVVVVNAEKIFVTGKKLDKKIYYKHTLYPGGLKETPLRKMLQEKPEEVIRLAVRGMLPKNKLRDRRMRRLKVYAGPEHPHKAQNPKPIEL; the protein is encoded by the coding sequence ATGAAGACCTTTATGCAGAGGAAGGAGGACGTCCAGAGGGATTGGTACCTGGTAGATGCCACAGGTAAAACTCTCGGTAGGCTTGCATCTGAAATTGCAAAAATCTTAATGGGTAAGCACAAGCCTACTTACACTCCTCACGTTGATGGAGGAGACTTTGTCGTAGTTGTTAACGCTGAAAAGATCTTTGTAACCGGTAAAAAGCTGGATAAGAAGATCTACTACAAGCACACTCTTTACCCTGGAGGTCTTAAGGAGACTCCTTTAAGGAAGATGCTCCAGGAAAAGCCTGAAGAGGTTATAAGGCTAGCAGTTAGAGGTATGCTTCCAAAGAACAAACTTAGAGATAGAAGAATGAGGAGGCTCAAGGTTTATGCTGGTCCTGAACATCCCCACAAAGCCCAGAACCCTAAACCTATTGAGCTTTAA
- a CDS encoding V0D/AC39 family V-type ATPase subunit yields the protein MLIRTASLGRLNAVCRSIISNLLGTELLRKLVKTGSLKEVSQILKGTSYSKFIIGSSKSKLLKGINDYFYYLLNKLYKIYPLEELKEFFLVRDRGIVLEKVLKNKELKNFGLVYADFLNVITVFKYRIIEGLSVEKVAPYLFTKGSLKNLLPQMLRASSLKELSRVLPFPKEPKSYGEFRKEIFLFHVSSLRKLLLGYPFKPVISFVILRLKEIEKMNLTAIIEGISGNFNREEIEEMIVDIS from the coding sequence TTGTTAATAAGAACTGCCTCTTTAGGTAGATTAAACGCTGTTTGCAGAAGTATTATCTCAAACCTCTTAGGAACCGAACTCTTAAGAAAACTCGTAAAAACAGGCTCCTTAAAGGAAGTTTCTCAGATCTTAAAAGGAACTTCCTACTCAAAATTCATAATAGGTAGCAGTAAAAGTAAACTCTTAAAAGGAATAAACGACTACTTCTACTACTTACTTAACAAGCTATATAAAATCTACCCCTTGGAAGAGTTAAAGGAATTTTTCTTAGTTAGAGATAGGGGAATAGTCTTAGAAAAGGTCTTAAAGAACAAGGAGTTAAAAAATTTTGGACTGGTTTACGCCGATTTCCTCAACGTTATTACAGTCTTTAAGTATAGAATCATAGAAGGGCTAAGTGTAGAAAAAGTAGCACCATACCTGTTTACTAAAGGGAGTTTAAAGAACCTACTTCCTCAAATGTTAAGAGCTTCCAGTTTAAAAGAACTCTCACGAGTCCTTCCATTTCCAAAGGAACCTAAGAGCTATGGAGAGTTCAGGAAGGAAATATTTTTATTCCACGTAAGTTCCTTAAGGAAACTACTATTAGGATATCCCTTTAAGCCAGTTATCTCCTTCGTTATCTTAAGGTTAAAGGAAATCGAAAAGATGAACTTAACCGCCATCATTGAGGGAATCTCTGGGAACTTTAACAGAGAGGAAATAGAGGAGATGATAGTTGATATTTCCTGA
- a CDS encoding MTAP family purine nucleoside phosphorylase gives MAKFMVIGGSGAYTLSKGEFGEVKEVKRLETPFGLSNPVYLITHPDGFDFFFLSRHGEEDYDTTAPFVNYRANVYAAKELGVERILAWTGPGSLREEFKPGDFVVPTDLLDFTKGRKGTFFENGGLGFVRQSPVFCPEISRALRDVLGELSLTYHFGATYVCTEGPRLETPAEIKAFKELGADLVGMTLIPEVFLAKELEICYGALCYVTNYAEGVKDYSFKEGILFEGMLPEEQKERVDRAVSSFPLIVKEVLKRLNSLSRQCPCGRLMERYRRKGKIGSDWKEWIFRG, from the coding sequence GTGGCTAAGTTTATGGTTATAGGAGGTAGCGGTGCTTATACCCTCTCTAAGGGGGAATTTGGAGAAGTTAAAGAAGTTAAGAGATTGGAAACTCCTTTTGGCCTCTCTAATCCTGTTTACCTAATTACCCATCCAGATGGTTTTGACTTCTTCTTCCTTTCCCGCCACGGAGAGGAGGACTACGATACAACGGCCCCCTTTGTTAATTACAGGGCTAACGTTTATGCGGCTAAGGAGCTGGGAGTTGAGAGAATTCTGGCCTGGACCGGTCCTGGTTCTTTGAGGGAGGAGTTTAAGCCTGGAGATTTTGTTGTTCCTACAGACCTCCTTGATTTTACAAAGGGGAGGAAGGGAACGTTCTTTGAGAACGGAGGGCTTGGGTTTGTTAGGCAAAGTCCCGTTTTCTGTCCTGAGATTTCAAGGGCTTTGAGGGATGTTTTGGGAGAGCTCTCCCTAACGTATCACTTTGGAGCTACTTACGTGTGTACGGAGGGGCCGAGGCTTGAAACTCCGGCTGAGATAAAAGCCTTTAAAGAGTTAGGAGCTGATCTGGTTGGAATGACTTTGATTCCTGAGGTCTTCCTCGCAAAGGAGCTTGAGATCTGTTATGGCGCTCTCTGCTACGTAACGAACTACGCCGAGGGGGTTAAGGATTACTCCTTTAAAGAGGGGATTCTCTTTGAGGGAATGCTTCCTGAGGAGCAGAAGGAGAGGGTTGATAGGGCAGTTAGTTCCTTTCCGTTAATAGTGAAAGAGGTTTTAAAGCGCTTGAATTCCCTTTCCCGCCAGTGTCCCTGTGGGAGGTTGATGGAGAGGTACAGGAGGAAAGGGAAAATCGGAAGTGATTGGAAGGAATGGATTTTTAGGGGTTGA
- a CDS encoding V-type ATPase 116kDa subunit family protein — protein MIFPEKLLYAEIEVEKDKVEDVIFRLGKWGFFHPDTSKESSLHFFKYENLFSQIKSISDFLNVSLNQPYREVKVEALKDKFSNLYRRVLNLKEELAQLNREKELVNLADMINRAFEGKVSQLVESLRIIPFKVGTLKKEVLNSLIIYLKTENLYGIFSPLYQGDTAVLVFSPPDKEHLFGKIESSFNVAFVPSKYFKREIKEEVNLRENRIREEIEKLKKQYEKKLASIYTFLKVKREISKLISSSTKRNGKRVLKGWIPEKKKEEFLDLLKDCKVRFLQSEKIPPTLIRTPKFLKPIEEIVFSYSYPSYYDINPVLPFVAVFILLFGIMFGDIGHGLLLSTVALLLEKKGKKALGTYRVSHR, from the coding sequence TTGATATTTCCTGAAAAACTCCTTTACGCTGAGATAGAAGTGGAGAAGGATAAGGTAGAAGACGTTATATTCAGACTGGGAAAGTGGGGGTTCTTTCACCCGGATACTTCAAAGGAGAGCTCTCTACATTTCTTCAAGTACGAAAATCTCTTCTCCCAGATAAAGAGTATCTCCGATTTCTTAAACGTTTCCCTAAACCAACCCTACAGGGAAGTAAAAGTTGAAGCTCTAAAAGATAAGTTTTCAAACTTATACAGAAGAGTACTAAATCTGAAGGAAGAGCTGGCACAGTTAAATAGAGAAAAGGAGCTTGTCAACTTAGCAGATATGATAAATAGAGCTTTTGAAGGGAAAGTTTCTCAACTGGTTGAAAGTTTAAGGATAATTCCTTTTAAAGTCGGAACTTTAAAGAAGGAAGTCCTAAACAGTTTAATCATCTACCTAAAAACTGAAAACCTATACGGCATCTTTTCTCCCCTCTACCAAGGAGATACCGCAGTTTTAGTTTTTTCTCCTCCAGATAAAGAACATCTATTTGGAAAAATAGAGTCTTCTTTTAACGTAGCGTTTGTTCCTTCCAAGTACTTTAAAAGAGAGATAAAAGAAGAGGTAAACTTAAGAGAAAATAGAATAAGGGAGGAAATTGAGAAGTTAAAGAAACAGTATGAAAAAAAGTTAGCATCAATCTATACCTTTTTGAAAGTAAAACGCGAAATTTCAAAACTTATCTCATCAAGCACCAAGAGAAACGGAAAGAGAGTTTTAAAAGGTTGGATTCCCGAAAAGAAGAAGGAGGAGTTCTTAGACCTCCTGAAGGACTGCAAAGTTCGCTTCCTCCAGTCGGAGAAAATTCCTCCAACGCTTATTAGAACTCCGAAGTTCCTAAAACCTATAGAGGAAATTGTTTTTTCCTACAGCTATCCCTCTTACTACGACATAAATCCCGTTTTGCCATTTGTAGCAGTCTTTATCCTACTTTTTGGAATAATGTTTGGGGACATAGGCCACGGCCTCCTCCTCTCTACCGTTGCCCTCTTACTTGAGAAAAAGGGCAAAAAGGCTCTTGGAACCTATCGGGTATCTCATCGGTAG
- a CDS encoding DNA adenine methylase, producing the protein MLPWIGGKNRLAKWIISHFPPDYRRMTYVEAFGGAGWVLFKKEPSLVEIYNDNDELLVNLFVVLRDHFQEFRRRAYRTLHSGRLFQMATQQIKEGYFKDNIDKAVCYAIVVVQSFSGTQNSWGYYISANMRKSSSTRWLPFLRRLNQIRYRLSTVQIECLDFRKVIEKYDTPNTLFYLDSPYVQKEHYYRTGFTERDHRDLAEILKDIKGKFVLSYYPCDLVEELYKDFNWHTKEVSKSSYGITEFSKARSRPQGTELLIKNF; encoded by the coding sequence ATGCTCCCATGGATTGGCGGCAAAAATAGGCTTGCGAAATGGATAATCTCTCACTTCCCGCCAGATTACCGAAGGATGACTTATGTGGAGGCTTTCGGAGGAGCAGGCTGGGTTCTATTCAAGAAAGAACCTTCCCTTGTAGAGATTTACAACGACAATGATGAACTCCTTGTCAATCTTTTCGTTGTTTTAAGAGACCATTTCCAAGAGTTTAGAAGAAGAGCATACAGAACCCTCCACTCAGGACGCCTTTTCCAGATGGCAACTCAACAGATTAAGGAAGGGTATTTCAAAGACAACATAGACAAGGCAGTCTGTTACGCCATTGTGGTAGTGCAATCTTTCTCCGGAACCCAAAACAGCTGGGGATACTACATCTCTGCAAACATGAGAAAAAGCAGTAGTACAAGATGGTTACCGTTCTTAAGAAGGCTAAATCAAATCAGATACAGACTTTCTACCGTTCAAATAGAGTGTTTGGATTTCCGAAAGGTCATAGAGAAATACGACACTCCTAATACTCTCTTCTACCTTGACTCACCATACGTCCAAAAAGAACATTACTACCGGACAGGCTTTACAGAGAGGGACCACAGAGACCTTGCAGAAATCCTGAAAGACATCAAGGGAAAGTTTGTTCTTTCTTACTATCCTTGCGACCTTGTAGAAGAGTTGTATAAAGACTTCAATTGGCACACAAAAGAAGTTTCCAAGTCAAGTTATGGAATTACTGAATTTTCAAAGGCGAGGAGCCGCCCACAAGGGACGGAACTCCTCATAAAAAACTTTTGA
- the queF gene encoding preQ(1) synthase has product MEKKPSGITKLGRKVDYVFDYSPQLLEKFENRFPDRIYWVSFNCPEFTTLCPITGQPDFATIYIQYIPDKWLVESKSLKLYLFSFRNAKGFHEDTVNRIADDLYNLLEPYYIEVYGEFNPRGGISIDPFVQRFRGGVDWVEELAKERFKLHKITPPDIRRNRG; this is encoded by the coding sequence ATGGAAAAGAAACCTTCCGGAATAACTAAACTGGGAAGAAAGGTTGATTACGTCTTTGACTACTCTCCTCAGCTCCTTGAAAAGTTTGAAAACCGTTTCCCAGATAGGATTTACTGGGTTTCCTTCAACTGTCCTGAATTTACAACCCTCTGTCCTATAACCGGCCAGCCAGACTTTGCAACTATCTACATACAGTACATTCCTGATAAGTGGCTCGTTGAGAGTAAGTCTTTAAAGCTTTACCTCTTCTCTTTCAGGAATGCTAAAGGGTTCCATGAGGATACGGTTAACAGGATAGCCGATGATTTATATAACCTACTGGAACCTTACTACATTGAGGTTTACGGGGAGTTCAACCCTAGGGGAGGAATCTCAATAGACCCTTTCGTTCAGAGGTTTAGAGGGGGAGTTGACTGGGTAGAAGAGCTTGCTAAAGAGAGGTTTAAGCTCCACAAGATAACTCCTCCGGACATAAGGAGGAACCGTGGCTAA
- the argC gene encoding N-acetyl-gamma-glutamyl-phosphate reductase — translation MQGTSGPSVKVGIIGGSGYTGAELLRLLLFHPYVQVVSVTSRQYEGRLVTEVFPHFLKSPYEELSFESYNPEKISSECDVVFCCLPHRASFPVVKELFHLNPSLKVIDFSADFRFKNPETYEEVYGVKHEAKGLFTEAVYGLPELFREEIRGKRLVANPGCYPTSIILALYPAVRERVLDTGFPVIADSKSGVSGAGRKATVDFTFCEVNETFKAYALNGHRHGPEVAEKLSLSSFRFTPHLVPMNRGILSTVYFKSKVGLNELREIYRKVYEGEYFVRLRTTPPKTSDVAGTNFCDIYVAYDESADLAVVVSVIDNIGKGASSQAVQNMNILFNFPENTGLKLFSQWI, via the coding sequence GTGCAAGGTACCAGTGGTCCAAGCGTTAAAGTTGGAATTATCGGTGGTTCAGGGTATACGGGGGCGGAACTTCTCCGCCTCCTTTTGTTTCACCCTTATGTGCAAGTTGTTTCGGTTACTTCCCGCCAGTATGAAGGAAGGCTGGTTACAGAGGTTTTCCCCCACTTTTTAAAGAGTCCCTACGAGGAACTTTCCTTTGAGTCTTACAACCCTGAAAAAATCTCATCTGAGTGTGACGTAGTGTTCTGCTGTCTTCCCCATAGGGCTTCGTTTCCCGTTGTAAAGGAGCTCTTCCACCTAAACCCAAGCCTTAAGGTTATAGACTTTAGTGCCGATTTTAGGTTTAAAAATCCTGAAACTTATGAGGAAGTTTACGGGGTTAAGCACGAGGCAAAGGGGCTCTTCACAGAGGCAGTTTATGGGCTTCCTGAACTCTTCAGGGAAGAGATTAGGGGAAAGAGGTTAGTTGCTAATCCTGGGTGTTACCCTACGAGCATAATTCTTGCCCTCTATCCGGCGGTTAGAGAGAGAGTCTTAGATACAGGTTTTCCAGTTATTGCTGATAGTAAGTCTGGAGTTTCAGGAGCAGGTAGAAAGGCAACCGTTGATTTTACGTTCTGTGAGGTGAATGAGACCTTTAAAGCATATGCACTTAATGGCCATAGACACGGTCCAGAGGTAGCCGAGAAGCTTAGTCTTTCTTCATTTAGGTTTACTCCCCATCTAGTTCCTATGAACAGAGGAATCCTCTCTACCGTTTACTTTAAATCTAAGGTAGGACTTAATGAGCTAAGGGAAATATACAGGAAAGTTTATGAAGGGGAGTACTTTGTAAGGCTAAGGACTACTCCTCCTAAAACTTCAGACGTTGCCGGGACGAACTTCTGCGATATTTACGTTGCCTACGATGAGTCTGCAGATTTAGCAGTTGTTGTTTCTGTTATAGATAACATCGGGAAAGGTGCTTCCTCTCAAGCAGTTCAGAATATGAATATACTGTTTAACTTCCCTGAAAATACGGGTCTTAAACTTTTTAGTCAGTGGATTTAA
- a CDS encoding putative peptidoglycan-binding domain-containing protein has translation MCQTVKLAQKILGLPVDGILGPRTLSALNSVNPEEFIKDFTLARIAFYTALANKSLKRYALYLRGWINRALEAMSWAS, from the coding sequence ATCTGCCAGACGGTAAAGCTTGCACAGAAAATTCTGGGACTACCGGTAGACGGTATACTTGGACCCAGAACTCTCTCCGCCCTTAACAGCGTAAACCCGGAAGAATTCATCAAGGATTTCACCCTTGCAAGGATAGCTTTCTACACGGCATTAGCAAATAAAAGCCTGAAGAGATACGCCCTTTACCTAAGAGGGTGGATCAACAGAGCACTAGAGGCTATGTCATGGGCTTCTTAA
- the gltB gene encoding glutamate synthase large subunit, with product MAKFKDSCGVGFIASFKGERSYRILDNGLRAVSNLTHRGATLADGRTGDGSGVSFQIPQEFFINEAKRIDGKEFKEVAVGFFFLKGDVEKALQKIVSKTKETLGDAVVREVPVNRNECGEIAKRSMPEFFQVIAPSGDSLDIYLLRRNLEKELKEINPENYVVSFSKDLITYKGMLLAPDLKRFYKDLENEEFKTSFAIFHQRYSTNTNPEWRLAQPLRLIAHNGEINTITANRNFIKTIEPILSHPKLGERIKEILPLVEFNESDSASLDRVFELMVSCGIEPEVAMTILIPPAYELLDDLPDELKAFFQYSLLLMKPWDGPAAIAFTDGKKVGGKLDRNGLRPARIVITESGLVVFGSEVGMVDIPEEEVEEFGRLLPGEIFTVNTETGEIEGNEEILNRLASEFSVEREVRRKLYRLKGIKKVEPKPSEKLEEELVKYCYSKEELSEVVEYMAEMGKEPVFSMGDDTPIPNLLKRPYLLFKHFKQRFAQVTNPPIDPIREKAVMSLKLRLGAKVNFLELSGKLRRRIEIDSPLLTPSEIKEIRESSFVNVKTFKMEFNSSLREGLYKLFEEVKTSILEENTEIVILSDKGVKLPIPSLLAVSGLCTFLEKEKLLHRVSIIVETGEVRDTHQTAALIAFGASGVHPYLVFEYLKAKEVELNKPYKELERNYKEAINGGILKIMSKMGISVLSSYHRSQLFDIIGIGEEVVNEFFPNTATPIGGIGLEEIEDVVRRRVKEAEKVKEPQFSGELRFRPGGIYHSWSPRVVRGIFKAAKSGSYEEFKEVVKEVEENPVFLRDLLKIESDRDSIPLSEVEPVESIVKRLIVPGMSIGALSKVAHEVIAEAMNILGSKSCSGEGGEDPERYGTIKNSKIKQVASGRFGVTPAYLASAEEIEIKIAQGAKPGEGGHLPGHKVTPYIASLRFSIPGVALISPPPHHDIYSIEDLAQLIYDLKLANPKARIAVKLVSEVGVGTVACGVAKANADTVQVSGACGGTGASPLSSIKGAGLPWEIGLSETQKDLIENDLRERVTLRVDGGFKVGRDVVISALMGAEEFGFGTAAMIAEGCVMDRDCHTNRCPVGIATQDEKRIKKFRGAVETVVNYFKLVAEDVRRILAQMGYRSLDEIIGRVDLLKENRELKDKFPLARKLNLKRLTQIPVYRLKRRGLPYNPISSPLNEKIVNDVLPYIKKGEKVKKEYQIRNTDRSVGVALSYHIIDLFGNEGLPTNLVHLKFRGVAGQSFGAFLPSGVTLELIGEANDYVAKGLGGGTVILRFPEKFKGEPTENVIAGNTILYGATGGTLFASGVVGERFAVRNSGAVAVVEGAGQHACEYMVRGIVLILGKVGKNFGAGMTGGTAFVLDPEIEEKINKDYVEVRRLNRQDIDVITSLLMKHYKFTRSSTAARILENRALLESIRKVIPIGVKKLEVKVSGPDKLPD from the coding sequence ATGGCGAAATTTAAGGATAGCTGTGGAGTGGGTTTCATAGCATCTTTCAAAGGAGAGAGAAGCTACAGAATACTGGATAACGGACTAAGAGCAGTTTCAAACCTTACTCATAGAGGAGCAACTTTAGCAGACGGCAGAACCGGAGATGGCTCAGGTGTAAGTTTTCAAATTCCTCAGGAGTTTTTTATAAATGAAGCTAAAAGGATAGATGGAAAGGAGTTTAAAGAAGTAGCCGTTGGCTTCTTCTTTTTAAAAGGAGACGTTGAAAAGGCCCTTCAGAAAATAGTTAGCAAGACTAAAGAGACCTTAGGAGATGCAGTAGTTAGAGAAGTTCCGGTAAATAGGAATGAGTGTGGAGAGATTGCAAAACGTTCAATGCCGGAGTTTTTCCAGGTTATAGCTCCCTCAGGAGATTCCCTTGATATTTACCTGTTAAGGAGAAACCTTGAAAAGGAGTTAAAGGAAATTAACCCTGAAAACTACGTAGTTTCATTTTCAAAAGACCTTATAACTTACAAAGGAATGCTCCTTGCCCCTGACCTTAAAAGGTTCTATAAAGACCTTGAAAATGAGGAGTTTAAAACGTCATTTGCAATATTTCATCAGAGGTACTCAACGAATACGAATCCTGAGTGGAGACTTGCTCAGCCTTTAAGGTTAATAGCCCACAACGGTGAGATAAACACAATAACTGCAAACAGGAACTTTATAAAGACAATTGAACCTATTCTATCTCACCCAAAACTTGGAGAGAGAATCAAAGAGATCCTTCCACTAGTTGAGTTCAATGAGAGCGACTCAGCCTCCCTCGATAGAGTATTTGAGCTAATGGTCTCCTGCGGAATTGAACCAGAAGTTGCAATGACTATACTGATACCTCCCGCCTATGAACTACTGGACGACCTTCCTGATGAACTCAAGGCGTTCTTCCAGTATTCACTCTTACTGATGAAACCTTGGGACGGCCCCGCTGCAATAGCCTTTACCGACGGCAAAAAGGTTGGAGGAAAGCTTGACAGAAACGGACTAAGGCCTGCAAGGATCGTAATTACAGAAAGCGGCCTCGTTGTATTTGGAAGTGAAGTCGGAATGGTTGATATTCCAGAAGAGGAAGTTGAAGAGTTTGGAAGGTTACTTCCAGGAGAGATCTTCACCGTCAACACGGAAACGGGAGAGATTGAAGGAAACGAAGAGATTTTAAATAGATTAGCTTCCGAGTTTTCAGTTGAAAGGGAAGTCAGGAGGAAACTTTATAGGTTAAAAGGAATAAAGAAAGTTGAGCCTAAACCCAGTGAAAAACTTGAAGAAGAGTTAGTCAAGTACTGTTACTCTAAGGAGGAGCTCTCGGAAGTAGTTGAATACATGGCAGAAATGGGCAAAGAGCCGGTTTTCTCTATGGGAGATGACACACCGATTCCGAACCTCCTTAAAAGACCTTACCTCTTATTTAAACACTTTAAACAGAGGTTTGCCCAGGTAACTAACCCGCCAATTGACCCTATAAGGGAAAAGGCAGTAATGAGCCTTAAACTCAGACTCGGAGCAAAAGTTAACTTCCTGGAACTCTCGGGGAAGTTAAGGAGGAGAATCGAGATAGACTCTCCGCTCCTAACCCCTTCAGAAATTAAAGAGATAAGGGAGAGCTCTTTCGTAAACGTTAAAACCTTTAAGATGGAGTTTAACTCTTCACTAAGAGAAGGCCTTTACAAGCTCTTTGAAGAAGTTAAAACTTCAATTCTTGAAGAAAACACAGAAATAGTAATCCTATCCGATAAGGGAGTTAAACTTCCCATTCCTTCCCTCCTTGCAGTTTCCGGACTTTGCACCTTTTTAGAAAAGGAAAAGCTCCTACACAGGGTTTCAATAATTGTTGAAACTGGGGAAGTTAGAGATACCCACCAAACGGCAGCCTTAATAGCCTTTGGAGCTTCAGGAGTTCACCCTTATCTAGTTTTTGAGTACCTTAAAGCAAAGGAAGTTGAGTTAAACAAACCCTACAAAGAGCTTGAAAGGAACTATAAGGAAGCAATAAATGGAGGAATACTCAAGATAATGTCAAAAATGGGAATATCCGTCCTCTCATCGTACCACCGCTCACAGCTGTTTGACATTATCGGAATAGGAGAAGAAGTAGTAAATGAGTTCTTCCCAAATACAGCAACCCCCATCGGTGGAATCGGCCTTGAAGAAATTGAAGATGTAGTGAGGAGGAGAGTAAAAGAAGCTGAGAAAGTAAAGGAACCCCAGTTTTCAGGAGAGCTCAGGTTTAGACCAGGTGGAATTTATCACTCATGGAGTCCAAGAGTAGTTAGAGGAATATTTAAAGCCGCAAAGAGTGGAAGCTACGAAGAGTTTAAAGAGGTGGTTAAAGAGGTTGAGGAAAACCCTGTATTTCTGAGGGATTTACTGAAGATAGAATCGGACAGAGATTCTATTCCCTTAAGCGAAGTTGAACCTGTTGAATCGATAGTTAAGAGGTTAATTGTTCCGGGAATGTCAATCGGAGCTCTCTCAAAAGTTGCCCATGAAGTAATTGCTGAAGCTATGAACATACTAGGGAGTAAGAGCTGTTCAGGTGAAGGAGGAGAGGATCCTGAAAGGTACGGAACCATTAAGAACAGCAAAATTAAGCAGGTAGCATCAGGAAGATTCGGTGTAACACCCGCATACCTAGCTTCAGCAGAAGAAATTGAAATTAAAATAGCTCAGGGAGCAAAGCCTGGAGAGGGAGGACACCTCCCAGGTCACAAAGTGACTCCATACATAGCATCCCTTAGGTTCTCCATTCCCGGTGTAGCCCTAATTTCCCCTCCTCCCCACCACGACATCTACTCAATTGAAGACCTTGCACAGCTAATCTACGACCTTAAACTTGCAAACCCAAAAGCAAGGATTGCAGTAAAGCTCGTTTCAGAAGTTGGAGTAGGAACTGTAGCCTGTGGAGTGGCAAAGGCTAACGCAGATACGGTTCAGGTAAGCGGTGCCTGCGGAGGAACTGGAGCATCTCCACTCTCATCAATTAAAGGGGCAGGACTACCTTGGGAAATAGGCCTTTCAGAAACCCAGAAAGACCTGATAGAGAACGACCTAAGAGAAAGAGTTACTTTAAGGGTTGATGGGGGATTTAAAGTTGGAAGGGACGTTGTAATCTCAGCCTTGATGGGAGCAGAGGAGTTTGGTTTTGGAACTGCAGCTATGATTGCCGAAGGCTGCGTTATGGATAGGGACTGCCACACAAACCGCTGTCCCGTTGGAATAGCCACACAGGACGAAAAGAGAATAAAGAAGTTCAGAGGAGCCGTTGAGACGGTAGTCAACTACTTCAAGCTCGTTGCTGAGGACGTAAGGAGAATCCTTGCCCAGATGGGCTACAGGAGCTTAGATGAGATAATAGGAAGGGTAGATTTACTAAAGGAAAACAGAGAGCTTAAGGATAAGTTTCCTCTAGCAAGGAAATTAAACCTTAAACGGTTAACTCAGATTCCCGTTTACAGATTAAAGAGAAGAGGACTCCCTTACAATCCGATCTCCTCACCCCTTAATGAGAAGATAGTAAACGACGTCCTACCCTACATCAAGAAGGGTGAGAAAGTTAAAAAGGAATACCAGATAAGGAACACCGATAGGAGCGTCGGGGTAGCCCTTTCTTACCACATTATTGACCTGTTCGGAAATGAAGGACTACCAACTAACTTAGTTCACCTAAAGTTCAGAGGTGTTGCAGGTCAAAGCTTTGGAGCTTTCTTACCCTCTGGAGTAACGTTAGAGCTCATCGGAGAGGCCAACGATTACGTAGCAAAGGGCCTCGGCGGAGGAACTGTAATTTTAAGGTTCCCAGAAAAGTTTAAAGGAGAGCCTACGGAGAACGTAATAGCCGGAAACACGATTCTCTACGGTGCTACAGGTGGAACCCTCTTTGCAAGTGGGGTTGTCGGAGAAAGGTTCGCAGTTAGGAACAGTGGAGCAGTTGCAGTCGTTGAAGGTGCCGGACAGCACGCCTGCGAGTACATGGTTAGGGGAATAGTCCTAATCCTCGGGAAGGTTGGAAAGAACTTTGGAGCCGGGATGACCGGAGGAACTGCATTCGTCCTTGATCCAGAAATTGAGGAGAAGATAAATAAGGACTACGTTGAGGTAAGGAGATTAAATAGACAGGACATTGACGTTATTACTTCTCTCCTGATGAAACACTACAAGTTTACAAGGAGCTCCACAGCAGCAAGGATACTTGAAAATCGGGCTCTCCTTGAGAGCATAAGGAAAGTTATACCTATAGGAGTTAAAAAGCTTGAAGTTAAGGTATCTGGACCTGATAAACTACCAGACTAA
- the rpsI gene encoding 30S ribosomal protein S9: protein MAEVRYYGTGKRKTAVARVWLIPNGEGKIIVRLSKKKEVPAEEYFGRLALLKIMQQPFDVTGTNGRFDVLCTVKGGGKSAQADAVKYGIAKALLAFNPELRPTLKKAGFLTRDARIKERKKYGQRGARARYQWSKR, encoded by the coding sequence ATGGCCGAGGTTAGATATTACGGAACGGGAAAGAGGAAAACTGCTGTTGCAAGGGTTTGGCTTATTCCAAACGGTGAGGGAAAGATCATCGTTAGGCTTTCTAAGAAAAAAGAGGTTCCTGCTGAAGAGTACTTTGGAAGACTTGCCCTCTTGAAGATTATGCAGCAGCCTTTTGATGTTACTGGAACAAACGGAAGGTTTGACGTTCTCTGTACAGTTAAGGGCGGTGGGAAGTCAGCTCAGGCTGATGCCGTTAAGTACGGTATTGCTAAGGCTCTTCTTGCCTTTAACCCTGAGTTAAGGCCTACCCTTAAGAAGGCTGGATTCCTTACTAGGGATGCTAGGATTAAAGAAAGGAAGAAGTACGGTCAAAGGGGAGCACGTGCAAGGTACCAGTGGTCCAAGCGTTAA